From the Eremothecium cymbalariae DBVPG#7215 chromosome 6, complete sequence genome, one window contains:
- the FDO1 gene encoding Fdo1p (similar to Ashbya gossypii ADR259W), producing MGVKTPIDPADPLPLRNELAAFTRESSSLSSVSSVPGEDTLLNEQITVVMQRGKLLVSKLTEQSLLTPHDEEKKVGKRRTFQDLETGEVENSLLGVEEDENCEVTPCQRHQNAYKRRLSVIKGGSTSSPCQYTEKLLLQSNSTPRAAEGLVIDTRSELVETLNLFIDLLCKSQEQVRQLKLKNLILSSNLKDIVSRTEVEMNLSKHLFDKVKCHLNIEKQELKDQVRNKDMKVMKYRETIIEKNKQINKLMRILNGTSSSKDNASLASSVQGPRLVRTHDAGHDSKLARSDSNMLTTLGILASRVLGEEMDYTHVQDSESDCSHSQDGQSSVLSAANSRSLRVPPKRQLQMSSQRQPIPSAIKAQHFHSMPVLSETRSDTTTSTSSEAAMAAVPVTNSELRNTPHLNTTLPKMPSFNTFDGSMKEA from the coding sequence ATGGGGGTGAAAACTCCGATAGATCCTGCGGATCCTTTACCACTTAGGAATGAGCTGGCTGCGTTTACACGGGAGTCATCGTCGCTGTCATCAGTGTCATCAGTGCCTGGGGAGGACACTTTATTAAATGAGCAGATAACAGTGGTAATGCAGCGGGGGAAGTTATTGGTTAGTAAATTGACTGAGCAGTCGTTGCTGACGCCTCATGACGAAGAGAAGAAGGTTGGAAAGAGAAGGACGTTTCAAGATCTTGAGACCGGTGAAGTTGAAAACAGTTTATTGGGGGTGGAGGAGGACGAGAATTGCGAGGTCACGCCGTGCCAGCGCCATCAGAACGCGTATAAACGTCGGTTGAGTGTGATAAAAGGCGGCAGCACTTCATCGCCATGCCAATATACGGAGAAGTTGCTCCTACAATCTAATAGCACTCCTCGAGCAGCTGAGGGTTTGGTGATAGACACAAGAAGCGAGTTGGTAGAGactttgaatttgtttATCGACTTGCTTTGTAAGTCACAGGAGCAGGTCAGGCAGCTGAAGCTTAAAAATCTGATACTCAGTTCAAACTTAAAGGACATCGTTTCAAGAACTGAGGTGGAAATGAATTTATCCAAACATTTGTTTGACAAAGTCAAGTGCCATTTGAATATTGAAAAGCAAGAATTAAAGGACCAGGTACGCAACAAGGATATGAAAGTGATGAAATATCGCGAGACTATCATAGagaaaaataaacaaatcaaCAAGTTGATGCGTATCCTAAATGGGACATCATCCTCTAAAGATAATGCTTCACTTGCCAGCTCTGTGCAGGGGCCTCGTTTGGTAAGGACCCATGACGCCGGCCATGATTCGAAACTCGCGCGAAGTGATTCCAACATGTTGACCACGCTTGGGATCCTAGCATCTCGTGTTCTTGGAGAGGAAATGGATTATACCCATGTTCAAGACTCTGAATCTGATTGCTCCCACTCACAAGATGGTCAATCATCAGTGCTATCAGCTGCAAATTCTCGTTCCTTGAGAGTGCCTCCAAAGCGGCAATTGCAGATGTCATCACAAAGACAACCAATTCCAAGTGCCATCAAGGCTCAACACTTCCACAGCATGCCAGTTCTAAGCGAAACTCGATCAGatacaacaacatcaacatcCTCCGAAGCAGCAATGGCAGCTGTGCCTGTAACTAATTCAGAACTACGGAATACCCCCCACTTAAATACCACTTTACCGAAGATGCCAAGCTTTAACACTTTCGATGGGTCCATGAAGGAAGcttaa
- a CDS encoding 40S ribosomal protein uS9 (similar to Ashbya gossypii ADR258W) — MSAVPSVQTFGKKKSATAVAHVKAGKGLIKVNGSPITLVQPEILRFKVYEPLLLVGLDKFANIDIRVRVTGGGHVSQVYAIRQAIAKGLVAYHQKYVDEQSKNELKKAFTSYDRTLLIADSRQAEPKKFGGRGARARFQKSYR; from the exons ATGTCTGCTGTCCCAAGTGTTCAA ACTTTTGGTAAGAAGAAGTCTGCGACTGCCGTTGCCCACGTCAAGGCCGGTAAGGGTTTGATTAAAGTTAATGGTTCCCCAATCACCTTGGTTCAACCAGAGATCTTGAGATTCAAGGTTTACGAGCCATTGTTGTTGGTCGGTTTGGACAAGTTTGCCAACATCGACATCAGAGTCAGAGTTACCGGTGGTGGTCACGTGTCTCAAGTCTACGCTATCAGACAAGCAATTGCTAAAGGTTTGGTTGCCTACCACCAAAAATACGTTGACGAACAATCCAAGAACGAATTGAAGAAGGCCTTCACCTCTTACGACAGAACCTTGTTGATTGCTGACTCTAGACAAGCAGAACCAAAGAAATTCGGTGGTAGAGGTGCACGTGCTAGATTCCAAAAGTCTTATCGTTGA